The following are from one region of the Osmia bicornis bicornis chromosome 8, iOsmBic2.1, whole genome shotgun sequence genome:
- the LOC114877966 gene encoding apolipoprotein D-like gives MKTLNSLLFLAGCLVLVKAHTYHMGACPIVEPMQGFQMNRFLGVWYVIQKTATASKCITYNYTRGEEAGEYVVTQDSDHPVLGLTPLKHEYHYTGELSVPEPSTPGRMQVRFPLSIAGSASHVVFNTDYDNFAAIFSCQKLAFAHRQSATILSRHRDLDKIYVDQIRKQLNSFGVDAFDLSIIPQSGCPKGNNTLDINVDPNTFTSENLGNAVRKAGEKLGDGVQWVANTGSKVYHKLAGSEESTSKPEGHARANVNKDFETNEVGWIP, from the exons ATGAAGACACTGAACTCTTTGTTATTCCTAGCGGGATGCTTAGTTCTCGTTAAAGCACACACGTACCATATGGGCGCTTGTCCCATCGTGGAACCGATGCAAGGATTCCAAATGAACAGA TTCCTAGGAGTGTGGTACGTGATACAGAAAACAGCAACTGCCAGCAAATGCATCACTTACAATTACACTCGTGGCGAGGAAGCAGGAGAATACGTTGTAACGCAGGATTCTGATCATCCGGTATTAG GTCTTACGCCATTGAAGCACGAGTATCATTACACCGGTGAATTGAGCGTTCCGGAACCGAGTACACCAGGTCGAATGCAAGTTCGCTTTCCTCTAA GTATAGCCGGAAGTGCGTCCCACGTGGTGTTCAACACAGACTACGACAATTTCGCAGCTATTTTTTCCTGCCAAAAATTAGCATTCGCCCATCGTCAAAGCGCGACGATCCTCTCTAGACATCGAGATCTGGACAAGATCTACGTGGACCAGATACGCAAACAATTAAACTCCTTTGGCGTGGATGCTTTCGATTTGAGCATCATTCCTCAATCCGGATGTCCGAAAGGCAACAACACGTTAGACATCAACGTCGATCCTAATACATTCACCAGCGAAAATTTGGGCAATGCAGTTCGCAAAGCTGGTGAGAAACTAGGCGATGGTGTTCAATGGGTGGCTAATACAGGAAGCAAGGTGTACCATAAACTGGCAGGAAGCGAGGAGAGTACCAGTAAACCGGAAGGGCACGCCAGAGCCAACGTGAATAAGGATTTCGAAACGAACGAGGTTGGATGGATCCCTTAG
- the LOC114877965 gene encoding cyclic AMP response element-binding protein A codes for MEFYDVGSSDLRELWESYLSEPGLGQDILLVAKEEEWGNGLSVRDKSSLGVVLRDRLMTDAALGGPRPIKSEHNYSLLASSPPPSPATPGANPHTPNSGSSADRVGASLSSTTSSIDSSNLDHHKSLDIRSRIDDMEEECFPAISMNTASGRGELSSSTSSSSTSTIILKRSNSLVPEEMECTEIKGEPLSAPNSPSESCQTTIVEDKGTITMMFPQSLHFSKNQLAQTSDSEEDDEEYYQSMEVEEYNEASCDEKPGNLHASRQGLPPTPPSSASSDSEGTASASCSPERRDSQSSAHAQNLRGLLTPRLYVTNGTHTTRQPIHTPLISCQPKGSTGVLTLTEEEKRTLIAEGYPVPTKLPLTKQEEKSLKKVRRKIKNKISAQESRRKKKEYMDGLERRVTMLTNENSSYRDRLTALEDTNRELLKELQRLQALLQMQNS; via the exons GGCCTCGGTCAGGACATTTTACTGGTGGCCAAGGAAGAAGAATGGGGTAATGGATTGAGCGTAAGAGACAAGTCCTCTCTAGGAGTGGTGTTGAGGGACCGTTTGATGACGGACGCCGCCCTCGGAGGTCCACGACCGATTAAATCGGAACACAATTACAGCCTGTTGGCTTCCAGCCCTCCGCCAAGCCCCGCGACACCCGGTGCCAACCCTCACACCCCTAATTCCGGATCGTCCGCCGATAGGGTTGGCGCGTCCCTCTCGAGTACCACTTCCTCTATCGATTCCAGCAATTTGGATCACCATAAATCGTTGGACATTCGTAGCAGAATCGACG ACATGGAGGAGGAGTGTTTCCCGGCAATATCGATGAACACCGCCTCGGGACGCGGTGAACTATCGTCCTCGACGTCGTCCTCGTCTACCTCAACAATTATTCTAAAGAGAAGCAACAGTCTAGTACCTGAAGAGATGGAGTGCACCGAGATCAAAGGAGAACCGCTCAGCGCACCCAATAGTCCCTCGGAATCTTGTCAAACGACGATAGTCGAGGACAAAGGGACGATAACAATGATGTTCCCTCAAAGTCTACATTTTTCCAAAAACCAGCTGGCACAGACCAGCGACAGCGAAGAAGATGACGAGGAATATTATCAG aGCATGGAAGTGGAAGAGTACAACGAAGCGAGCTGCGACGAGAAGCCAGGGAATTTGCACGCTTCCAGACAGGGTCTACCGCCAACACCGCCCAGCAGTGCAAGCTCCGACAGCGAGGGCACCGCTTCCGCTTCCTGCTCGCCGGAACGACGCGACTCTCAGAGCTCCGCGCACGCACAGAATCTCAGGGGTTTGCTCACGCCCAGGCTGTACGTGACGAACGGTACACACACAACCAGACAGCCCATACACACACCCTTGATTTCCTGTCAGCCG AAAGGATCTACCGGAGTCCTTACGTTGACCGAGGAAGAGAAGAGGACGTTGATCGCGGAAGGTTATCCAGTGCCTACGAAATTGCCGTTAACCAAACAAGAAGAGAAGTCTCTGAAGAAGGTTCGCAGGAAAATCAAGAACAAG ATATCAGCGCAGGAATCGCgacgaaagaagaaggaatACATGGACGGCCTAGAAAGAAGGGTTACCATGTTGACCAACGAGAATTCTTCGTACAGGGACCGACTAACCGCCCTCGAGGACACGAATCGCGAGTTGCTGAAGGAACTACAACGTCTACAAGCTTTGCTTCAAATGCAGAACTCTTAG